GCTGACTCGACGAGGGCGATGCGCGAGGCGGTGAAAAGTGCCGGTTTTGATCCAAAACTCTGGGACCCGGGGAAAATCCTCGGTGCGATCTCGCGGAAGAAGGGCGATGCGCTCTCGCGCGCAGCGTTTTCGGAGATAGCGTCGAGCTACCCCGAACGCGTCATTGCAGACGTCTGGGAGCGCTATGAGGGTATCCTCGTGCGCGAGCGCGCACTCGACTTCGACGATCTGCTGCTCTCCGCGCTCACACTCCTCGCTGCCCAGCGCGAGGTGCTCACGCACTACCATGAGCGTTTCCGCTACATACACATAGACGAGTACCAGGATACGAACCGCGTGCAGTACGAACTCTCGCGTCTCCTCGCCGCGCGCTACCGCAACATTTGCGCCGTGGGCGACAGCGACCAGAGCATCTATTCCTGGCGCGGCGCCGACCTACGGAATCTGCTTGATTTCGAGCGCGACTACCCGGAAGCCCGGGTAGTGCTGCTTGAGGAGAATTACCGCTCGACCAAGACCATTCTTGCCGCGGCGAACGACGTGATCAAGAAGAACGTGCTGCGGAAAGACAAAACGCTCTACACGCGCAATGCGGACGGGGAGCGGATCGGCATCTCGAGCTGCTACGACGAGGCGCACGAGGCGCGTTTCGTGGCAGGGACAGCGCACTCGCTCGTCGAGGGCGGCACGGCACCTGAGGAGATCGCGGTGCTCTACCGCACCAATTTTCAGTCGCGCGCGCTTGAGGAGGCGTTTCTCAACGAGGGTGTTTCCTACCAGGTGGTCGGCGTACGTTTTTTTGAGCGTAAGGAAGTGAAAGATGCGCTCGCGTATGCGAGAGTGGCGTTTGCGATTGCGGAGCGGGAGAGAGAGGAGACGGGGAGCGACGGCGAGGACGTCTCGGCGCCGCCCGCGGGCGGCGCCGAGACTCCACAGAGGAGCGTCTCATCACTCTCTGACCCCGCCCTCGCGAGCGAGCTCGCGCGTATCATCAACGTCCCGCCGCGCGGCATCGGGAGGGCGACGCTCCTCAAACTTTTTGCCGGGCGAGCAATTCCCGTCGCCGCGGCGCGCCGCGCCGCGGAGTTTGAGACGCTCCTCAGCGAGCTCGCCTCACGAGCGGCGACCCTGAAGCCCTCGGAGACTGTGCGGCTCATTGTTGAGAAAACAGGCATGGCGGAGCATTTTCGGGACGGCAGCGAGGAGGGAGCCGAGCGGGAGGCGAACATCCGCGAGCTCGTGACGCTAGCCCTTAAGTATGACGAGCTCGCGCCGCTTGCGGGCCTCGAGCGGCTCATTGAGGACGCGGTGCTTGTGAGCGACCAAGACACGCTCGAGAGCGCGAAGAGCGCGGTGCGCCTTATGACGGTGCACGCGGCTAAAGGGCTCGAGTTCGACCACGTCTTTATCACCGGCCTCGAGAGTGGGCTTTTTCCGCACGAGCGGAGCGGCGATGCGACGGATGACGAGCGCGAGGAGGAGCGGCGGCTTTTTTACGTGGCGCTGACGCGAGCGCGGAAGCGCGTGCACCTCACGTGTGCATCCATTCGTACCGTCTTCGGCTCCCGAAACGTCGCGCTCCCGTCAGAATTTCTCGCGGACATCCGTGACGAGCTCCTGGAGGTAGTCGAACCGGCATCACACGGGGATGAAAAAGTTATACGATTTTAATCATCGACACCAATTTAGAGCGAACGCATAAAATTGGTGTCAATGTGAAGGTGATAGCCTCTACCTTCTCTATTTTTTGGAATATGCCAGCACGCCTCGGTCAACACTTTCTTACATCTCGTCGCGCGCTCGCGCGCATTATTGACGCCGCGGAACTCACGAGCGCGGACACGGTGCTCGAGGTGGGGCCCGGCACCGGCTTTCTCACGGAAGCCCTCCTCGCTCATGCAGGCCGCGTCATCGCGGTCGAAAAAGACGCACGTCTCGTCGCTCGCCTCATCGAGCGCTTTGCCGCGGAGATTGCCTCCGGCCGTCTCACGCTCGTCCATGCTGATATCCGTTCGTTCGCCCTGTCGAAATACAAGATACAAGATACAAGATACAAACTTGTCGCCAACATTCCCTACTACCTTACCGGCCACCTTCTCCGGCAGTTTCTCGGTGCAGAGACGCAACCCTCCCGCATGGTATTGATGCTCCAAAGAGAAGTCGCCGAGCGCATCGTCGCGCGAGACGGCAAAGAGAGCTTGCTTTCCATTAGCGTAAAGGCATACGGCACGCCGCGGATCGTCGCGCGCACTGGAGCGGGGGCGTTCTCTCCGCCGCCGAAGGTGGACTCGGCGGTACTTGTCGTTGAAAACATCTCGCGGCATTTTTTCGATGAGTACACAAAAAATGTTCAACACTCGGCGTTGAACACAATAGATGCTTGCAGCGTAGAAGGCCGTTTTTTCGCTGTTGTCCGCGCTGGTTTCGCGCACAAGCGAAAGCTCCTCGCGGGGAATCTAAAGCCGCTTATTCCCAATGCGCGAGAGGCGCTTGATGCCCTTGGTATTAACCCCCGCGCCCGGGCGGAAAATCTTACGCTCGCCGACTGGCGCGCTCTCGCCACGCACGTTTGTTGAACACCTCGCTTGCGTCACCGAGAACTCAAAATCGCGCGACTCTTCAAACGGCTGCTTACTCCGTTACCGTCACGGTCACGTCCTTCGACGTCGTGCCGCCCGTGCCCGTGCACGAAAGGGTGTAGACATTCGTTATGGTGGGATTAACCACCTCGCCTCCGGA
The bacterium DNA segment above includes these coding regions:
- a CDS encoding UvrD-helicase domain-containing protein, translated to MSYLDDLNAAQRDAVLATEGPLLVVAGAGAGKTKTLTYRILHLIVTKGVRPEHILAITFTNKAAREMRDRVHALLASAGVQSAISHSPVSTFHSPIVCTFHSLAVLMLRAHGARIGIQRRFTILDRADSTRAMREAVKSAGFDPKLWDPGKILGAISRKKGDALSRAAFSEIASSYPERVIADVWERYEGILVRERALDFDDLLLSALTLLAAQREVLTHYHERFRYIHIDEYQDTNRVQYELSRLLAARYRNICAVGDSDQSIYSWRGADLRNLLDFERDYPEARVVLLEENYRSTKTILAAANDVIKKNVLRKDKTLYTRNADGERIGISSCYDEAHEARFVAGTAHSLVEGGTAPEEIAVLYRTNFQSRALEEAFLNEGVSYQVVGVRFFERKEVKDALAYARVAFAIAEREREETGSDGEDVSAPPAGGAETPQRSVSSLSDPALASELARIINVPPRGIGRATLLKLFAGRAIPVAAARRAAEFETLLSELASRAATLKPSETVRLIVEKTGMAEHFRDGSEEGAEREANIRELVTLALKYDELAPLAGLERLIEDAVLVSDQDTLESAKSAVRLMTVHAAKGLEFDHVFITGLESGLFPHERSGDATDDEREEERRLFYVALTRARKRVHLTCASIRTVFGSRNVALPSEFLADIRDELLEVVEPASHGDEKVIRF
- the rsmA gene encoding 16S rRNA (adenine(1518)-N(6)/adenine(1519)-N(6))-dimethyltransferase RsmA, whose amino-acid sequence is MPARLGQHFLTSRRALARIIDAAELTSADTVLEVGPGTGFLTEALLAHAGRVIAVEKDARLVARLIERFAAEIASGRLTLVHADIRSFALSKYKIQDTRYKLVANIPYYLTGHLLRQFLGAETQPSRMVLMLQREVAERIVARDGKESLLSISVKAYGTPRIVARTGAGAFSPPPKVDSAVLVVENISRHFFDEYTKNVQHSALNTIDACSVEGRFFAVVRAGFAHKRKLLAGNLKPLIPNAREALDALGINPRARAENLTLADWRALATHVC